The window CTAACATTTAACATAAACTTTTcattcttcttcttctttacTTTCTTTACATTCTTCTTTACTTAAACCATTCTTAATTCTAATCAATTCATCTTACATAACTCAAATTCATCATTTAACCTCTTTCAACTTTGCCGCGCAAATACATGCACCAGGTCACCAAGACCTCCGCCATAGCACTGCTCGACCCTGCGAGACAGCTGCCATACTGTGATCAACATTTCCCTCCTTGGGACACAGATGCACATTCACTTGTGTCATCCTCATACTCATTCCCCTCTTGGGACACAAACGCACCTTCACTCGTGCCGTCTTCATACTCTATCCCCTCTTGGGACACAAACGCACATTCACTTGTGCCAACCGCAGGCTCTACCCCCTCTTGGGGTTCATCATTATTCTGCAATTCTCCTGTTAATTCGCTGATTAACTGTCTATTTGGTAGCGCTCTTAGAAACTCGTGTGAATATTTATATGTTCGCTTATTAACTAATGATTTTAATTCATATCGATCTCCATCTAATACTTTTACGACTTGAAATGGACCCTTGAACTTTGGATCTAGTTTTGTTTGATGACGCTCTTCAGTTTTCAATAAAACGTGATCACCTACGTTATACAGAATAATtttcgctttatttttgtcaaatcTTTCTTTATCGTATCGTGCATTATTCTCCATATTTTCTTTAGCTTTTATTCTAGCACTTTCTCTATTTACTATATTCTCTTCTTCATTCATTTTCATCATACCAAAAGGCCTAGCCTCTTTCCCTATCAACAACTCTAAAGCACTAGATTTGGTAACTCTATTTGTAGAACAATTTAAGGATAACTGGATATCTTGTAATGCATCCTGCCAAGAACGTTCGCTAGTTTCTACCGCAGTTAGCATAGCTTTTAACGTGCTCATTACACGTTCCACCTGTCCATTGGCACGGCTTGCTCCCGTGGCTATTAAatgcaattcaattttatttgatgAACAAAATTCTCGGAATTTGTTACTCGCAAAGCTCCTGCCCTGATCTGCTATAATTCGACTGGGTACCCCAAAGAAAGATATGCCTGACTTCACAGCTTTAATGCAATTTTCTGAGTCTAGATTAAGAGTGTGATATAAGTGAACAAACTTCGTGAATGCATCTACCTGTACAATAATGTACTCCTTTAGGTCGTTTTTCCCACTGAGTTTGCCACTTATATCCACGTGGATAGTATGCCAAGGTATATCAATCTTAGGAATAGGGTGCAATTCCATTTGTGCCTTTCCAGAAGGGGGCTTAGCCAATTTGCATGTTATGCAATTTTCAACGAATTTCTTGACGTATTTAGACATATGCTCAAACCAGAATTGTTCATAAACCTTATCTAAAGTTTTCTGCCACCCTAAATGCATCATAGCCTCATGTACATGGTTTATGACAGACCACCTAAACGCCTTGGGAATCACTGGCAAACAACGAGTCTTGCCATTACGTTGTATCTTGCGGTACAATAGCCCAGTCCTAATTTCATATGTTTTCATTACATCGGTCTCTACATCTTCACCATTTAGTTGGTTCACGATTTTTATAATGCTATCATCTCGTTGCTGTTCGGCTATCAGccaattatttgttattgttgctagATCTACCCGAATCTCTGCTACTCTACGAATGACAGTTGACACTTCAGGGATTGGATTGCGTGACAAGAAATCCACATGTGCCATTTGACAACCCTTCCGATACTCGATACTAAAATCAAAAGCCTGTAAATACCCCCACCAACGGTGTACTCTTGGGGTCAACTCAGCTTTCTTCTGAGTTGCTCTTAGTGAGTTGCAATCGGTGTACACGATAAATTTTCTGCCATGCAAATAATGTCTAAAGTGTTTTATTGCATTGTAAACAGCTAAAGTTTCTAATtcgtatgagtgatatttaGCTTCAGACACAGTCGTGCATTTGCTAAAATATTCTATTACCCTTCTTTTCCCATCTATCTTGTGTATTAGCATTGCACCATACCCCTCGGCACTGGCATCTGTATGCAATTCAATTTGAAGCTTAGGGTCAAAGATTGTCAGTACGGGGTCAGACGTCAGTATTTTGATAATCTTTTTTCGGATCTGTTCATGCTTCTCTTTCCAATCAAACGTTTTGAGTTTAGAGGTCAACTCATAGAGCGGCTTCATCTGCTCCGAGAACCGCGGGACAAATTGTCTAAAATATGATGCCAAACCTATGAATTGCCTTAATTGAGTTACAGTGGATGGTGGCGACAGAGCTGTCAGTGCTTCTATCTTACTTGGATTTGGTTTAATTTCACCATCTTTAATATAAAATCCCAGGTACTCTATTCCTGTGCGAAGAAAAGCGCACTTTTTTACGTTGAATGTAAAACCTGCCTCAGACAAAACTCTCAGCACAATGCTTAACCTTTCATATGCTTCCTCCTTTGTTTCTGCTACAATCAGCACGTCGTCTATGTAGACCACTACGTAAGAATAGGCTAAGTCACCCAGGGCTCGCACTATAGCACGTTGAAAAATAGAAGAGGCGTTTTTTAGCCCAAATGGCATCACTAGAAATTCATACTGACCCTCTGGGGTAACGAATGCTGTTCTTTCTATGGAATCGGGATGAATTGGTATTTGATAAAATCCGCTGGCCATATCTAaagtagaaaaatattttccgccTCGCAAGCGATCTATCTGATCAGAAATCAACGGCAACGGGTACTTATCTGAGATTGTGTTTGAATTTAGCTCACGAAAATCAATACACAGTCTGTCGCTGCCATCTTTCTTTTTGACCAATAGCATTGGGCTTGCAAATGGCGAATTGCTTGGACGGATCACATTGGATTTAATCATTTGGTCTATTTTTTCCCTAACTAATATCTTTTCATCTACACTGAGCCGATAAGGGCGCCTTTGAACAGTTTTATTCTCATCTATCAAACGAATCTCTAATGCTCCTGTGGTTACACGTTTAGTTGGGATTCCATTTATAAAATTGTCGGAGTAATGTTTCAGTATGTTTTTTAGTTTACatttatcaatttcacttaatTCTATGTTGGTGTCAAgtacattttcaaaattggatGTCTCTTCATGTATAGCATTAATAATCTtagttttgtaaatatttagtttGTCTGTTTCAATAATCACACCAAAGCCAAGCTGGAATATTTCTTGTCCAATCATGATGTCATGTTTCAAATAATTGTCTAATACTACAtggaacaaaatttctaaattaaacTGTGATATTTTAATCGTAGACAAAATCTGCAAATGGCTCTTAACAATATTGTCGCCAATTCCTCGAAgtacaattaaattattaaatctttttcCATCTATTTTGttacttaatttttcttttatcaaAGAACACTCGGCACCCGAgtcaaaaaaaatggaaagctCTCACCCCTTTGATAGAATAAGCCCTTAGGCTGAAGAACTTGACATATGTCCACGCGCTTCTCCTTGTACTCGCCGTTTCCACTGGTGCTACCTCTGGGGCATACAGTAGCAATATGTCCAGCCTCACCGCACTTGTAGCATCTTATGTTTGATCGCTCCTTCCCTCCAGAAACGCTGCTTCCACTGTAGTTCTTTCCTTTTGTTGAGAATGAGCTCTCCATACGAGCGCGGCATTGAGCGTATTTGTGGCCAATTTTTCCACAACTATGACATTTTACCTGCGACTGCATTCGTGGTTTTTTCTTGTCCAAACTTGACGAAGATTCATCAATTTCGTTTTTACGCTTCTTGAAGGCGTAAGCCTGCAGCTGCCGCTGTAGTTCATTACGTGTCGTTACGCTGGTTGTAAAAACCCAACGCAGCAAATTATTGTCAATTTGCGTCATGTGTGCTAACGCTATTGACACCGCAATCTCTTCCAGCTCCGTAGATTTCCACTTGGATAGTAATAGCGTAACTATGCGACTTCCATATTCAGCAAAGCTTTCTCCAGATCTGGGATGTCCATTTAAAACATTAATCAGTACAGCAGCCGTTGTCTCAATTCCCACGAATCGCTGGATGAACAGTTCCTTGAATTGGGTCCAGGTGATGCCAGCAAAGCATACCTGTGACAGCCATTGTGAAGCACTGCCTTCCAGCGCTTTGCTTAGTGCTATTACCAGTGCGCTGCCTTCAAGTACGTTGTCTGCGAAGATTAAGTCGACCGTAGTACACCATGCTGTTGCATCTGTTCCCGCACCATCGGGATTAAATTTGGGCAGTGTCACATGCGTGGTTTTCCCGTCTGACGCCGAAGTTCTTGGCGCCTGCATGGCCTTTATGATTTCCATgaggtttttgttttgctcctCCAGCGCTGACGTATAGTGAGTGGAACTTTGCCCTTGTGGCGGAGgagatcccacttctgatgtagTAAGAGCCGTAATCCCCGTTATATGGCCAGTAGTTTCCTCCATTGTCATTTAATAAAATCGATGCGGCAGCACAGCAAGTTCCGCTCACGTTCGTTACCATCACTCGACTGACTTATATTCTCTCATCGATCATTTCTCTCAACCATCTCTCTCTCTTAGCCTTCTCTCAAGCTTAGCCTCTGTCGTCATCTCTTTTCATCCCTCTAAACTTCTGGTAACTCGTGAGCGGACCTCACTCACCAGCAGAGATAACCATCGTCTCTGCTGCTATGCCTTTCGCATGAATTCTATATTCCCCGAATTTAGAACTTCGCGGCAACTCTGTTCTTGTCTCTGTCCTTGAATTCTACTGTTTCCCGACATATATGAATATTCAGGATGGAGTAAAGTCAGTTCATTTAAGTATCATAAAGTAgattaaatttcttaattttgtaaattcaaGACAACGTAAATTCTTAAATTGATCGCTGTAAGGTTTTGCTTTGAACTAATAATATTGAGTTAGGATTAGAATGTTATTATATTAGGAATAATGAACAAAACGCTGAAATGCCCATGTTGAATATATTGAAGTAATGAAGATATAATGAATCGCGTCTAAATATTTCAGTGGGGTTTCCAGAGACAAGCTAATGCAACATGGGTTGCCCAATGATAATGGTGCAACAAGGAAGGGCGGGTAAAGAGGAGATCTATTACACCTGAGTTCTCCAAGCTGGTATTCTCATTCCCTATTCCCCCACAACTTTGGCCACCCCCTTTATTTAGCACTGTCAaagacttcttttatttggtaacccTGATTTGGGGAAACACAAGAACCCTCCCTCTGGCCCTGAGCTAGGCCGGCAATAGACAGTGCGTGCTCCCGATCAGAACCAGGACGTTACACGGGGAACGGAGAATGTTATTCACCGTAAATAGTAGGTATCCTGAAAGAGCGCCAGAATCacttaaaatataaactaaGAATCGGAGGAAGTGAAGGAAGCGTAGAACGTTAATGGACTCACCCCCTTGGGTGAGTCCGGCAGACGCGATTATAAAGAAGCGAGTGCGAAAGGATCCGAGATCCTCGGCTCCGCTGAAGCCCCGGGTAAAACGAGTTGGGTTGGTTTTTCTCCCGGACACGGCAGGTATTCTGGAATCGAATCATAGAGACAGACCGGTCTGCTTTACGCTTTATCCTTCCTGACAGCATCGACCTGGTGTGATCCTGCAATCGAGGGGTGACCTGCTTGAGAACTTAAATCCAACAACGAAACCAATCAGGGATATCACGCTCTAGTCAGAACACTCTTGATCCAGGCTCGTTGGGACGTACGCACAGTCATCACCTGGAGTGAAGGAGCGACGGAAGCAGCGACAACAGGAGGGAACACGCTGCAGAAGCAAGTGCTAGGGTTGTAGGGTTGTCATCAAATTAAAGTCAGCGAATCGTCAAAAGTAAAACATTATAAATGCAATTGGATGCCATTTGGACTCGTCCATGCCTCATAGGTTTTTCAGTCGTTATATAATCAAACCGTTACACGTATGAACTCAGCTGAAGTACACGCATATCTAGATTATGATGATATCAAGCAAAACATTTTACAAACAATTTCGACAacttgaaaaatttcgaaatatCTTGAATGAAAGTTACATTACCCTTCGATAACATAAATGTAGATTCGTTCAAACgcgaattattttttttaatatattttgtaaGTAAAAACGGAATTACCCCTCGTGTTACGGAAGTTAGTAGATTCCTTGATTGTGTAGCTTGCGGAGGTCACGGTTCCGATCAATCCCCTGGCAATAAAGATGGGGAAACTGTTAAAAAAACCACCTGCTAACTAAAGGAAGTGTCGAAGCAGCCATGATAGTCACCCATCAGACCCAAAACACAGTGTAAAATATTATGCAGTATCAAAACGTCGTAATCCAGATGCTCGCatcccaacaaaaaaaaatttgatacCGGTTGTTCGAACAATAATGTGAAATGCAAACTGAAATACTGTCAGTAACCTATCTCAAATCCTTTACAAACCCCTCCTCATTTTTATAAGAGACCGAATCAAGAACCACCAAAATCTTGCAACAAAGTATATGAAAGCCACATCGATAACAACAATGAAACAGCGTCATCTTGACTTTAATAGTaggttatttatttattaaacaaaaagaagcTTATCATAAATGTTAAACTCAATAGTATTATAGAATAGTATTGTATTATTACAACCATGTATAACAATATAAATTTTAACTAAGCTAACAATGTGTGTAATTTTACATTTGCATTTGGGTCATATTAAAagctttgaatttttttaagcCAACCCCAGAAACTGCAAGATGTTGCCTTTCAAGAGATGCTCGTGCTTACCTTGGGTGTGCCCGATTCGGAGTCGACAAAGATGCTGCATTGCTGTCTGCTGATGTCACTTTGTTCACGTAGGATTAAACCTCCAGTACCAATGCATGAAAGTTTTTCGGTGTGTGCTGTTTGGAAGAGATACGTAGGCTGGTATTTATATtagtgttggcacctagtacCACGACCTATTAACCTATAGTCACACCtagtaatctgatctaatcaatattcatcagcatgtcgcaataagCAAtgatcagacccactaaccttttggcacacctagtaataattagcaataagcatgaaacaatatccaacctaacaACCCAGCAcaagtagacggcgccagaagcagaaatcagcagtatcagcgggaagaatgaccgactgaccgaagcaagctaAGCCAGCTAGCTAACCCGAAATGCATGAtcaagcaatctgagtcagcagacttaGGGGTGGGTGACATTGGCATTAACATTGGGAaacacgtccataacattgaccttccctaAACTtagtatatgtatattgtaGCGTCTTATATAAGAAagtacggcacttaaaacaaACCTACTTGGAGTGTTGCTCCTGTGTAAAATGGACCACAAATAGGACTCTCTTAaactaacctacttcgagtggttcctgtgtaaacggaccacaagtagaactttcgtcatcgaacctacttcgagtggttcctgtgtaaacggaccacaagtagaactttcgtcatcgaacctacttcgagtggttcctgtgtaaacggaccacaagtagaactttcgtcatcgaacctacttcgagtggctcctgtgtaaacggaccacaagtagaactttcgtcatcgaacctacttcgagtggttcctgtgtaaacggaccacaagtagaactttcgtcatcgaacctacttcgagtggctcctgtgtaaacggaccacaagtagaactttTGTCATCgtacctacttcgagtggctcctgtgtaaacggaccacaactTACTTCGAGCACAACCTACTTTCgttatctaacctacttcgagtgttgctcccgtcaaacggaccacaagtaggacccgcgttacccaacctacttcgagtgttgctcccgtgacacggaccacaagtagaacccgcgttacccaacctacttcgagtgttgctcccgtgacacggaccacaagtagaacccgcgttacccaacctacttcgagtgttacccccgtgaaacggaccacaagtagaaccctcgttacccaacctacttcaagtgttgctcccgtgaaacagACCACAAGAaggaccggccgatacggaatcaTCCGAAACCCCTTACCATCTGAACTTGAGAAGAACCAatccaggacttcaagtatctcacatcaacttcagcctgatcacagcaatcgCCTGGACAACCCGATctgtcccttgcagaatccaggtacatttagtcagaacttttatacgTTTTATACGTGCTTGCGGAAAGTCCTGACCCTGCTAGTACAAACTCGATCGGGATAGTCGAAAAGGCAACTATTACTCTGCAAATACCCTGCGGTATGGTGGTTGTATATCCTTGATGTGGTTGACTAGGCAACAGCCGAAAATCAGGAGACCAGAATCTATTTTGGCCTCCATAAACGCAATAGCAGTTTTTTTCATGTTAAGCGAGTTTTTTTGCATAATAAGAATGCCGAAtaggaatattttttatatgaaattttgtacacctatatgctatcatattttcgtcaccaaaattggtataagatattttgggtttagaatgcaggttcgtcacggGTCTTCCGATAGCTTATGTTGGTTTCCGATAGCTGAAGGggttctgaagttatacgtatttttaatttacaaaggttttggaatttgcttggtttttacaattttaataaaaaatttgcccaaaattcGATTAAAAATCCAAAGTTGGTTCGTatttgtgggaaaccaaattgtttaaacaaataaacccaaaaaatagtcccatctttctaactgaaaaaactccaaagttatgccaattccgatcgttccgacagctataggatatagtcatcATCAATCATTATGAATTTTggacataagatattttgaccaattataacatgtgtggaaagtccaaCCCTcttaaaaatcaccaaagttatggcattttcgatcaatcagttatatggaagctattggatatagtcgtccgatgagtgtatttttttttgtctactattaagacgtttggtcttaaagaaactgaaatagatatttaaaaaaaccttttcaactGCGTAAACCacgttttaatatctttcttgattataaagttataattttttttatgaacaaagtttttttaattttttaacgtaagcttaaggtatttcaaaaagttgtagaacaatagttgctcatatgatagtaacaaatatctcccattttttttaagattgccaagaaaaaattagtgcaaacagacaaccagATAAACAGACAAACTGCCTTCATTTGGAAagagctgtaaaaatcgatAGTACGGAGAGTAAAAGGTAAACAAAAGCAAGTGTTAGTATAGAGAAGTGAGCTACGAAAGATCACGAGGGTTAACAAATAAAAGTAACAAAAATTGAAGAAGGTTAACTGCAGattaagaaaaagaagaactatGTTTGTAttgcaatttttcttttacaaAAACTCTTACTTCTTCAATGTGTTAATATTCTTTTTGGGTTGTTTACTTTACAGATTGTGGGAGATAGGGAGTGGTGTAAGCCAGAACGACGGAAGCTTTTGAGGCCGCAGTGGTTATCTTTTTGCTGATTGACTGCTTGATATGATGGTGTGGATTATTGTggattattttgttttcgcgAATCCGTATTTGATTCggataatttatttttgttgtaagTATGACCGGCAGTCGGGTGAGGAAGCTGGATTATTATTTGCGCACTCTGCGAGAGTGCAATTTGTAAGACCGTGTAGGGGTAAGTTGGGGGTACCCCATATGGCACTGTTTTTTCAGTACATAATTGTAAGGTCCAAGTTTTTGGCAGTTTTTGCACCGCATCGGGTTGATTACGCACTTCCTAACCTAGACTTTGTACAACAGCAAGTTTGCTCAATAAATTTGAATGTTACCAAGATCACTCCATTGGCCTTGGGGACACCGTTAATAGAGTTCTGGTTTTCATAGGagataagaaaatattaaagtcGTAGTTCAAATAAGCAAAAATACCGGCATGTAGATTACAGACGTCCGCATTCGAAGAGAGGTAGTCGTTAACTGTTTGAAGAAGTTCACTGCCCGCCTCGCTTTACAATCTCGGAGGTGCAATTCACAGACTTCTTCAACACTTTCAGGGACAAATACCTAGAAGCTGGAGACTGTCATAAAGATATGCTCTGGGGCTCACATCTTGTGACTCCCAAAGGTAGACAGTTACACAAGCAGTAATAAATGCCTAAACAAACTTTTTTTATGTATCTCCGGATATCCCAACCTACTGGCTTATTGGTCCCAGAAAACTCACCTAATCGACTGTGGTGCGACTAAAAACATTCAACGTATACTAATAACCGCCAGATCGCTCCTGAATCTATCATCTGACCATTATTATGTAATGGTAAAAAATCTCCATAGCCCCGAAATAATTAATCAATCACATAGGTTAAtgtcaaacaaacaaataggGTAATATGcaagaataattttttttgttgcgcgGCTCCCGCTGCATACGTACAGACCAAGGGAAATAAATTTGAGATCGAGGAAGGATAGAGTAGGATAGAATAAAATGTTACGAGAAAAAGAGTTGCTCAAATAAGAATGAAGAAAGAAAGATTTAAggttataaataaaatttccggTCCAACTACTAGgaactttaaattttaagcgtgttagtagaTGCTGGCTGTCTTCATTACCattaataagattatatattaaaacgacacccagcattgttctacggttTTATAATGaaggtaagttgattaataaaactCTACTATGGTTAGAGGGATGTGAAGGTTTGCATTCCAATGAAGTCCTCTAAGAGCGAAAATCaataagtttttttgtacagattctatgtaaTTTCAAGGTACTTCGTATTAAGGACCTAACatacgatccatactcaagtaTACTTAAGTAGATACTACTTAGATAGAACACTAACTTAGAGCTAATAGATCAGgctagatcgataaaatgacacGAGGTTACATTTTGATCAGCCATTGTGCAGCCATTTTTCATGTTTATTTAAGAGTATATCTTGTTgttcttttaatttaatatatgcCTTGTATATCAATGCGGATTCGCTGAACCGGACAgatatttccatggcacgcaatatttaaaaaatatattcaaagtgtaataaaattatttaccggCTACAACCAAGTTTTTGTAAAGACTGGTGCGGAACGAGCTTTACTATCGCTTAAGAATGAGTACTTATCACAGCAGCTGTAGATTactgtagataattaagtggaatgttatgaagtcaagtataagttagtttaagGCGGAGtgggagcgcaagtaaagctctcatttgcgctctcccatgaattctccccgcttcgccgcactagataagctaggcttaagtttttgttgatatgaatatatactcgaatttataacgttgaacagagtgcacgcatttttcgttttttgcaataatttaattactacagCCATCATTCTACAGTCTTTCGGTTtctcgcgacgagataaaataatcccaattaacattttggcgcccccgggtggactgtagttaATATAATTACTGTATATGTATGACtgtaaaaaagcaacaaaaaaagtg of the Drosophila ananassae strain 14024-0371.13 chromosome 2R, ASM1763931v2, whole genome shotgun sequence genome contains:
- the LOC123257064 gene encoding uncharacterized protein LOC123257064 — its product is MTMEETTGHITGITALTTSEVGSPPPQGQSSTHYTSALEEQNKNLMEIIKAMQAPRTSASDGKTTHVTLPKFNPDGAGTDATAWCTTVDLIFADNVLEGSALVIALSKALEGSASQWLSQVCFAGITWTQFKELFIQRFVGIETTAAVLINVLNGHPRSGESFAEYGSRIVTLLLSKWKSTELEEIAVSIALAHMTQIDNNLLRWVFTTSVTTRNELQRQLQAYAFKKRKNEIDESSSSLDKKKPRMQSQVKCHSCGKIGHKYAQCRARMESSFSTKGKNYSGSSVSGGKERSNIRCYKCGEAGHIATVCPRGSTSGNGEYKEKRVDICQVLQPKGLFYQRGESFPFFLTRVPSVL